The following are encoded in a window of Streptomyces sp. Go-475 genomic DNA:
- a CDS encoding ABC transporter permease subunit, with product MSSPQPQMPQAAPAWHAAPGSAPYAGGPGYTSPIPVVRTHLGHAIASEWTKIRSVRSTMWTLGVFVLLVVGIGTLTGVVVADSDPALDGDSPLGLGFFGLLLGSMCIITLGVLTTASEYGTGMVRTTMVACPSRGRVLTAKAVVFFLVAFVVTLVSASLVAFLHVAMLEGSGAKNPSGGEWLKGTVGVAAYVALLGLLSLAVGSIIRHSAGAITIMIGAVLAPLVIALFMFSQSLEDVRQALFEYSIPNQLSVFYANSLSESGPSGWDPLWIILGATAVAFAVAFALLEKRDV from the coding sequence ATGAGCAGCCCCCAGCCCCAGATGCCGCAGGCCGCGCCCGCCTGGCATGCGGCGCCCGGTTCCGCCCCGTACGCCGGCGGCCCCGGCTACACCTCGCCGATCCCGGTCGTGCGCACGCACCTCGGGCACGCCATCGCCTCCGAGTGGACGAAGATCCGGTCGGTGCGCTCCACGATGTGGACGCTCGGCGTGTTCGTCCTGCTCGTCGTCGGCATCGGCACGCTGACCGGCGTGGTGGTGGCGGACTCCGACCCGGCCCTGGACGGCGACAGCCCGCTCGGCCTGGGCTTCTTCGGTCTGCTGCTCGGCAGCATGTGCATCATCACGCTGGGCGTGCTGACCACGGCCTCGGAGTACGGCACGGGCATGGTCCGCACCACGATGGTGGCGTGCCCGAGCCGCGGCCGGGTGCTGACCGCGAAGGCCGTGGTGTTCTTCCTGGTCGCGTTCGTGGTGACGCTGGTGTCCGCGTCCCTCGTCGCCTTCCTGCACGTGGCGATGCTGGAGGGAAGCGGCGCCAAGAACCCCTCCGGCGGGGAGTGGCTGAAGGGCACGGTCGGCGTCGCGGCCTACGTCGCGCTGCTGGGCCTGCTCTCGCTCGCCGTCGGCTCGATCATCCGGCACTCGGCGGGCGCCATCACCATCATGATCGGCGCCGTGCTCGCCCCGCTGGTGATCGCGCTGTTCATGTTCTCCCAGTCGCTGGAGGACGTCCGCCAGGCCCTGTTCGAGTACTCCATCCCGAACCAGCTCAGCGTCTTCTACGCCAACTCCCTCAGCGAGTCCGGCCCGTCCGGCTGGGACCCGCTGTGGATCATCCTCGGCGCGACGGCCGTCGCGTTCGCCGTCGCCTTCGCCCTGCTGGAGAAGCGGGACGTCTGA
- a CDS encoding ABC transporter ATP-binding protein codes for MIEAVGLTKRYGDKTAVYNLSFQVRPGAVTGFLGPNGSGKSTTMRMILGLDNPTSGHVTIGGYPYRRLPNAPRQVGALLDAKAVHGGRAARNHLLCLAQLSGIPARRVDEVLGVVGLQDVARKRSKGFSLGMGQRLGIAAALLGDPQVLLFDEPVNGLDPEGILWVRNLMKALAAEGRTVFVSSHLMSEMALTADHLIVIGRGQLLADMSVTDFISANSADFARVRTPDTEPQQREKLSAALTESGGHVLPEQDGALRVTGLPLPRISDIAHDHDVRLWELSPHQASLEEAYMRMTQGAVDYRSTIDQKEGLQQPLPPGAQPPMPVPGQGQPGWYAPPPPQQGGQPFPMPPQSAPGQAPAGPYGTPGAPAASGTATPNPYARPAPQAPQGAGQPAPQPPAQPAPQGAAQPAPQASQAPQPPAQPAPQPPASQSDAAPASAAPARPAAAPVAAPTSDLTKPEDAR; via the coding sequence ATGATCGAAGCAGTCGGCCTGACGAAGCGCTACGGCGACAAGACCGCTGTGTACAACCTTTCCTTCCAGGTGCGTCCCGGCGCCGTCACGGGCTTCCTCGGGCCGAACGGCTCGGGCAAGTCGACGACGATGCGGATGATCCTCGGGCTGGACAACCCCACCAGCGGTCACGTCACGATCGGCGGCTATCCGTACCGCAGGCTGCCCAACGCCCCCCGCCAGGTCGGCGCGCTGCTGGACGCCAAGGCGGTGCACGGCGGCCGCGCAGCCCGCAACCACCTGCTGTGCCTGGCCCAGCTGTCGGGCATCCCGGCGCGGCGGGTGGACGAGGTGCTCGGGGTCGTCGGGCTGCAGGACGTGGCCAGGAAGCGGTCCAAGGGCTTCTCCCTCGGCATGGGCCAGCGGCTGGGCATCGCCGCGGCGCTGCTCGGGGACCCGCAGGTGCTGCTGTTCGACGAGCCGGTCAACGGGCTCGACCCCGAGGGCATCCTCTGGGTGCGCAACCTGATGAAGGCGCTCGCGGCGGAGGGCCGTACGGTCTTCGTCTCCTCCCACCTGATGAGCGAGATGGCGCTGACCGCCGACCACCTCATCGTCATCGGGCGCGGGCAGTTGCTCGCCGACATGAGCGTGACGGACTTCATCTCCGCGAACTCCGCCGACTTCGCGCGAGTCCGGACGCCCGACACGGAGCCGCAGCAGCGCGAGAAGCTGTCGGCCGCGCTCACCGAGTCGGGTGGTCACGTACTGCCCGAGCAGGACGGCGCGCTGCGGGTGACGGGCCTGCCGCTCCCCCGCATCAGCGACATCGCGCACGACCACGACGTACGGCTGTGGGAGCTGTCGCCGCACCAGGCCTCGCTGGAGGAGGCGTACATGCGGATGACGCAGGGCGCGGTCGACTACCGCTCCACCATCGACCAGAAGGAAGGCCTCCAGCAGCCGCTGCCGCCCGGCGCGCAGCCGCCGATGCCGGTGCCGGGCCAGGGCCAGCCCGGCTGGTACGCCCCGCCGCCGCCCCAGCAGGGCGGGCAGCCGTTCCCGATGCCCCCGCAGAGCGCCCCGGGCCAGGCCCCGGCGGGCCCGTACGGCACCCCCGGGGCCCCTGCCGCCTCCGGCACGGCCACCCCCAACCCGTACGCCCGGCCTGCGCCTCAGGCCCCGCAGGGCGCCGGGCAGCCGGCACCACAGCCGCCCGCCCAGCCCGCACCGCAGGGCGCCGCCCAGCCCGCGCCCCAGGCGTCCCAGGCCCCGCAGCCCCCGGCCCAGCCCGCGCCGCAGCCCCCCGCGTCCCAGTCGGACGCCGCACCGGCGTCCGCCGCCCCCGCCCGGCCCGCCGCGGCGCCCGTCGCCGCCCCGACCTCCGATCTGACCAAGCCCGAGGACGCCCGATGA
- a CDS encoding SCO5389 family protein, with protein MSLDVSPALLEQAERGEVDEAEFVDCVRTSLPYAWEMISSLVAQLKVDGGAFADNQTPPPDEQARGQLLRALASDAIRGALQRHFGVRLAFQNCHRVAVFPLDSSVDETLGRFTSVRSQVLNQSPEFRDC; from the coding sequence ATGTCGCTCGACGTCTCACCGGCCCTACTCGAACAGGCCGAGCGAGGCGAGGTCGACGAAGCGGAATTCGTCGACTGCGTCCGGACCTCCCTGCCCTATGCGTGGGAGATGATCAGCTCCCTGGTGGCCCAGCTGAAGGTGGACGGCGGTGCGTTCGCCGACAACCAGACGCCTCCGCCGGACGAGCAGGCACGCGGCCAACTGCTGCGTGCCCTTGCGAGTGACGCGATACGCGGCGCGCTGCAACGGCACTTCGGTGTGCGGCTGGCCTTCCAGAACTGCCACCGGGTGGCCGTGTTCCCGCTTGACTCCTCGGTGGACGAGACGCTGGGCCGTTTCACCTCGGTCCGCAGCCAGGTGCTGAACCAGTCGCCCGAGTTCCGGGACTGCTGA
- a CDS encoding cellulose-binding protein codes for MSDTSPYGFELVRRGYDRAQVDERISKLVSDRDSALARITALEKRIEELHLETQNAQAQISDAEPSYAGLGARVEKILRLAEEEAKDLREEARRAAEQHRELAESAAQQVRNDAESYSAERKAKAEDEGLRIVEKAKSDAAQLRAEAQKDAQSKREEADALFEETRAKAAQAAADFETNLAKRREQSERDLASRQAKAEKRLAEIEHRAEQLRLEAEKLRTDAERRARQTVETAQRQAEDIVADANAKADRIRSESERELAALTNRRDSINAQLTNVREMLATLTGAAVAAAGTPAEDEPISRGVPAQQSR; via the coding sequence ATGAGCGACACTTCCCCCTACGGCTTCGAGCTTGTGCGGCGTGGGTACGACCGCGCTCAGGTGGACGAACGTATCTCCAAGCTCGTCTCCGACCGTGACAGCGCTCTCGCCCGCATCACCGCTCTGGAAAAGCGCATCGAGGAGCTCCACCTCGAGACGCAGAACGCCCAGGCCCAGATCAGCGACGCCGAGCCGTCGTACGCGGGTCTCGGCGCGCGCGTGGAGAAGATCCTCCGCCTCGCCGAGGAAGAGGCGAAGGACCTGCGCGAGGAGGCCCGGCGCGCGGCGGAGCAGCACCGCGAGCTCGCCGAGTCGGCGGCCCAGCAGGTGCGCAACGACGCCGAGTCGTACTCCGCGGAGCGCAAGGCCAAGGCCGAGGACGAGGGCCTGCGGATCGTCGAGAAGGCCAAGAGTGACGCCGCGCAGCTGCGGGCCGAGGCGCAGAAGGACGCGCAGTCCAAGCGCGAGGAGGCGGACGCCCTCTTCGAGGAGACCCGCGCCAAGGCCGCGCAGGCCGCCGCCGACTTCGAGACGAACCTCGCCAAGCGCCGCGAGCAGTCCGAGCGCGACCTGGCCTCCCGTCAGGCCAAGGCCGAGAAGCGCCTCGCCGAGATCGAGCACCGCGCCGAGCAGCTCCGCCTGGAGGCGGAGAAGCTGCGCACGGACGCCGAGCGCCGCGCCCGCCAGACGGTGGAGACGGCCCAGCGCCAGGCCGAGGACATCGTGGCCGACGCCAACGCCAAGGCCGACCGCATCCGTTCGGAATCCGAGCGCGAGCTGGCCGCCCTCACCAACCGCCGCGACTCCATCAACGCGCAGCTGACGAACGTCCGCGAGATGCTCGCGACGCTCACGGGCGCCGCGGTGGCCGCCGCCGGCACGCCGGCCGAGGACGAGCCGATCTCCCGTGGGGTTCCGGCCCAGCAGTCCCGGTAA
- a CDS encoding ATP-binding protein has protein sequence MDPNTRGPEEYGHEGDGQGPRQRPPRDSLAPDFGQHAPALARTVQLVSGDFLLTVNPVDGSEIEVCPPTERPARPAKLTPAERAEAARASRPPVPPGPALPALPLLARQDERERLVRLLARGRSVRLTGPAGSGRTRLLDLVADDCSDLAPDGVVRLNGFGRTCDDLLHDLFYAVYNAPLHRPDKEDLLSCLREVGAVVVLDDLEFGGAALDELLEATPECAFLLGATPDVPAPSTEAAVEEVALGGLDRAAGLDLLEHAVGRPLTEEESNWAGDLWFESEGLPLRFVQAGALLRQRDRLRAGESAVDEFGVFADAPPADAYDTTGDEVPLPSLGEAAAPAPLLASRLSASARATLRFAVALGGEVPHQAHLPALVGDTHADAALGELAACGLVSPVGSRYRLAAGVPAQLEAAGYADEAEATARGAAQHYSWWAGHPSVTPERVCAEADALLAALAVLGPVAHPPAEGEENAAVHLARTASPAFAAGLHWSAWERALRAGAEAAGLAGDVAEEAYFHHELGILALCGGQLDRARAELETSIGLRGALSDKRGTVAGRRALALVADRSGTPIGLGPTAGEEVPDARYEESASPPGGVPAAFPTLQQPSSPALVTHRSSPAPSRKARGGLRGLARRNLVAAGAGALLVAVLGTVVTLGATSDNDPGAPSEQVGVNPSASEGAGGGSLGADRPVNDSDGDTGAATGRPTDPGPDGTLGTSDDPTPTGSASGSADPSHSASPSKPPTSSKPPSSPTKPPTSKPPSSPTKPPSSTPPSSPTPTPTDTGQPSPTTTPPTTSPSTSDSASGPAPTTPTSTTASASQSSSDPVM, from the coding sequence ATGGACCCGAACACCCGGGGACCCGAGGAGTACGGCCACGAGGGCGACGGCCAGGGGCCGCGCCAGCGCCCGCCCCGGGACTCCCTCGCACCCGACTTCGGACAGCACGCGCCCGCGCTCGCCCGCACGGTGCAGCTCGTCTCCGGCGACTTCCTGCTGACCGTCAACCCCGTCGACGGCAGTGAGATAGAAGTCTGCCCGCCCACCGAGCGGCCCGCCCGGCCCGCGAAGCTCACCCCGGCCGAGCGCGCCGAGGCCGCGCGCGCCTCCCGGCCGCCCGTCCCGCCCGGCCCCGCGCTGCCCGCCCTGCCACTGCTGGCCCGCCAGGACGAACGCGAGCGCCTGGTGCGCCTGCTCGCCCGCGGCCGTTCCGTCCGCCTCACCGGCCCGGCCGGCTCCGGCCGCACCCGGCTGCTCGACCTCGTCGCCGACGACTGCTCCGACCTCGCCCCCGACGGCGTCGTCCGGCTCAACGGCTTCGGCCGCACCTGCGACGACCTGCTGCACGACCTCTTCTACGCGGTGTACAACGCCCCCCTGCACCGCCCGGACAAGGAGGACCTGCTCTCCTGCCTGCGTGAGGTCGGCGCGGTCGTCGTCCTGGACGACCTGGAGTTCGGCGGCGCCGCGCTCGACGAACTGCTGGAGGCCACCCCCGAGTGCGCCTTCCTGCTCGGCGCCACCCCGGACGTGCCGGCCCCCTCCACCGAGGCCGCCGTCGAGGAGGTCGCCCTCGGCGGCCTGGACCGCGCCGCGGGACTCGACCTGCTGGAGCACGCCGTCGGCCGGCCCCTCACCGAGGAGGAGTCCAACTGGGCGGGTGACCTCTGGTTCGAGTCCGAGGGCCTGCCGCTGCGGTTCGTGCAGGCCGGGGCCCTGCTGCGGCAGCGCGACCGGCTGCGCGCCGGGGAGAGCGCCGTCGACGAGTTCGGCGTCTTCGCGGACGCGCCCCCCGCCGACGCGTACGACACCACCGGCGACGAGGTGCCGCTGCCCTCGCTGGGGGAGGCCGCGGCACCGGCACCGCTGCTCGCCTCCCGGCTGAGCGCCTCCGCCCGCGCCACCCTGCGGTTCGCCGTCGCCCTCGGCGGCGAGGTCCCGCACCAGGCGCACCTGCCCGCCCTGGTCGGCGACACCCACGCGGACGCCGCGCTCGGCGAACTGGCCGCCTGCGGACTGGTCTCCCCGGTCGGCTCCCGCTACCGGCTCGCCGCGGGCGTGCCGGCGCAGCTGGAGGCCGCCGGATACGCCGACGAGGCCGAGGCCACCGCCCGCGGCGCCGCCCAGCACTACTCCTGGTGGGCCGGGCACCCCTCGGTCACCCCGGAGCGCGTGTGCGCCGAGGCCGACGCACTCCTCGCCGCGCTGGCCGTCCTCGGGCCGGTCGCCCACCCGCCCGCCGAGGGCGAGGAGAACGCGGCCGTGCACCTGGCCCGCACCGCCTCGCCCGCGTTCGCCGCCGGACTGCACTGGAGCGCCTGGGAACGGGCCCTGCGGGCCGGCGCCGAGGCCGCCGGACTCGCCGGGGACGTCGCCGAAGAGGCCTACTTCCACCACGAGCTCGGCATCCTCGCGCTGTGCGGTGGACAGCTCGACCGCGCCCGCGCCGAACTGGAGACCTCCATCGGCCTGCGCGGCGCCCTCTCCGACAAGCGCGGCACCGTCGCGGGCCGCCGCGCCCTCGCCCTGGTAGCCGACCGCTCGGGCACGCCGATCGGGCTCGGGCCGACCGCGGGGGAGGAGGTGCCCGACGCCAGGTACGAGGAGTCGGCGTCCCCGCCCGGCGGTGTCCCGGCGGCCTTCCCGACGCTCCAGCAGCCGTCCTCCCCGGCCCTGGTCACCCACCGCAGCTCACCCGCGCCCTCGCGCAAGGCCCGGGGCGGCCTCAGGGGCCTGGCCCGCCGCAATCTGGTGGCCGCCGGAGCGGGTGCCCTGCTCGTCGCCGTGCTCGGCACGGTGGTGACGCTCGGCGCCACCTCCGACAACGACCCGGGCGCACCCTCCGAGCAGGTCGGGGTCAACCCCTCGGCCAGCGAGGGCGCGGGCGGCGGCAGCCTGGGCGCCGACCGGCCGGTGAACGACAGCGACGGCGACACCGGCGCGGCGACCGGCCGCCCGACCGACCCGGGCCCGGACGGCACGCTCGGCACGTCGGACGATCCGACGCCGACGGGCTCTGCGAGCGGTTCGGCGGACCCGAGCCACTCGGCATCGCCGTCGAAGCCGCCGACGTCGTCCAAGCCGCCGTCCTCGCCGACCAAGCCGCCGACGTCCAAGCCGCCGTCCTCGCCGACCAAGCCGCCGTCGAGTACGCCGCCGTCCTCGCCGACCCCGACGCCTACGGACACCGGCCAGCCCTCGCCGACGACGACCCCGCCGACGACCAGTCCGTCCACCTCGGACTCGGCCAGCGGCCCGGCGCCGACCACGCCCACGAGCACCACCGCGAGCGCGTCCCAGAGCAGTTCGGATCCGGTGATGTGA
- a CDS encoding 3-hydroxyacyl-CoA dehydrogenase family protein, which produces MAGKLAVIGAGLMGSGIAQVSAQAGWDVVLRDVTDEALKRGTDGIKASYDKFVAKGKLEAHDADAALARITATTDLDAAADADVVVEAVFEKLEVKHEIFRALDKIVKDEAILASNTSAIPITKIAAATERPERVVGTHFFSPVPMMQLCELVRGYKTSDETLAKAREFAESVGKTCIVVNRDVAGFVTTRLICALVVEAAKLHESGVASAEDIDLACKLGFGHAMGPLATADLTGVDILLHATSNIYTESQDEKFAAPESMRRMVDAGDIGRKSGQGFYKH; this is translated from the coding sequence GTGGCAGGGAAGCTCGCCGTCATCGGAGCCGGCCTCATGGGTTCCGGCATCGCCCAGGTCTCCGCGCAGGCGGGCTGGGACGTCGTCCTGCGTGACGTCACCGACGAGGCGCTCAAGCGGGGCACCGACGGCATCAAGGCGTCGTACGACAAGTTCGTCGCCAAGGGCAAGCTGGAGGCGCACGACGCCGACGCCGCCCTCGCCCGGATCACCGCGACCACCGACCTGGACGCCGCGGCCGACGCGGACGTGGTCGTCGAGGCCGTGTTCGAGAAGCTCGAGGTCAAGCACGAGATCTTCCGCGCGCTCGACAAGATCGTGAAGGACGAGGCGATCCTCGCCTCCAACACCTCCGCCATCCCGATCACCAAGATCGCGGCCGCGACGGAGCGTCCCGAGCGGGTCGTCGGCACGCACTTCTTCTCGCCGGTGCCCATGATGCAGCTGTGCGAACTCGTCCGCGGCTACAAGACCAGCGACGAAACCCTCGCCAAGGCCCGGGAGTTCGCCGAGTCGGTCGGCAAGACCTGCATCGTCGTCAACCGCGACGTGGCCGGCTTCGTGACGACCCGTCTCATCTGCGCCCTCGTCGTCGAGGCGGCGAAGCTGCACGAGTCGGGCGTGGCCAGCGCCGAGGACATCGACCTCGCCTGCAAGCTCGGCTTCGGCCACGCCATGGGCCCGCTCGCGACGGCGGACCTCACGGGCGTCGACATCCTGCTGCACGCCACGAGCAACATCTACACCGAGTCCCAGGACGAGAAGTTCGCGGCTCCCGAGTCGATGCGCCGGATGGTTGACGCCGGTGACATCGGACGCAAGAGCGGGCAGGGCTTCTACAAGCACTGA
- the nucS gene encoding endonuclease NucS: MRLVIARCSVDYAGRLTAHLPSAPRLILVKADGSVSIHADDRAYKPLNWMSPPCTLKEGTGEEEGVWTVVNKAGEKLIITMEEVLHDSSHELGVDPGLIKDGVEAHLQELLADRIETLGEGYTLIRREYPTAIGPVDILCRDADGKTVAVEIKRRGEIDGVEQLTRYLELLNRDPHLAPVRGIFAAQEIKPQARVLATDRGIGCQVLDYDALRGIEDDKLRLF; the protein is encoded by the coding sequence ATGCGTCTCGTCATTGCCCGCTGCTCCGTCGACTACGCCGGGCGGCTCACCGCCCACCTTCCCTCGGCCCCGCGCCTGATCCTGGTGAAGGCGGACGGCAGCGTCTCGATCCACGCCGACGACCGGGCCTACAAGCCCCTGAACTGGATGTCGCCGCCCTGCACGCTGAAGGAGGGCACCGGCGAGGAAGAGGGCGTCTGGACCGTCGTCAACAAGGCGGGCGAGAAGCTCATCATCACGATGGAAGAAGTCCTCCACGACTCCTCGCACGAACTGGGCGTCGACCCCGGCCTGATCAAGGACGGCGTGGAAGCGCACCTCCAGGAGCTGCTCGCCGACCGCATCGAGACACTGGGCGAGGGCTACACGCTCATCCGCCGCGAGTACCCGACGGCCATCGGGCCGGTCGACATCCTGTGCCGGGACGCCGACGGCAAGACCGTCGCGGTGGAGATCAAGCGGCGCGGTGAGATCGACGGCGTGGAGCAGCTGACGCGCTACCTGGAGCTGCTGAACCGCGATCCCCATCTCGCCCCGGTGCGCGGCATCTTCGCCGCCCAGGAGATCAAGCCGCAGGCCCGCGTCCTCGCGACCGACCGGGGCATCGGCTGCCAGGTCCTCGACTACGACGCGCTGCGCGGCATCGAGGACGACAAGCTGCGGCTGTTCTGA
- a CDS encoding LLM class flavin-dependent oxidoreductase yields MRVGSFVLAAQFPGQGEGEALHRAVRSAEVAEEAGLDTVWLAEHHFVPYGTCPSAITLAALLLGRTRRIRVGTAVSVLPTTHPVTVGEQAALLHHTSGGRFTLGVGRGGPWVDLEVFGAGLEAYEQGFPESLDVLVRWLRDASVSADGERFRFREVPVVPRPSEALTEVEGPELVVACTSPASVRLAAERGLSMLLGMHVGDEEKAEMVALWRRHARACGRSPEEILGASHVSAGVCQIADKRVDAAETLMKAMPGWLKQGLEAHVTVDGRTRRMRDPLAYTELLCGLHPVGTPRLCADRLAATSERTGISRFALLVEGSGDLAATEENVRRLGAEVLPQLV; encoded by the coding sequence ATGCGCGTTGGAAGTTTCGTGTTGGCGGCCCAGTTCCCCGGTCAGGGCGAGGGTGAGGCGCTGCACCGCGCGGTCCGCTCGGCCGAGGTGGCCGAGGAGGCCGGGCTCGACACGGTCTGGCTGGCCGAGCACCACTTCGTGCCGTACGGCACGTGCCCGTCGGCCATCACGCTGGCCGCCCTGCTGCTGGGCCGCACCCGCCGCATCCGGGTCGGCACGGCGGTCAGCGTGCTGCCCACCACCCACCCCGTGACCGTCGGCGAACAGGCCGCGCTGCTGCACCACACGAGCGGCGGCCGTTTCACGCTCGGCGTCGGACGCGGCGGCCCCTGGGTCGACCTGGAGGTGTTCGGCGCGGGCCTGGAGGCGTACGAGCAGGGGTTCCCGGAGTCCCTGGACGTCCTGGTGCGCTGGCTGCGCGACGCGTCCGTGTCGGCGGACGGGGAGCGTTTCCGCTTCCGTGAAGTCCCGGTGGTGCCGCGGCCGTCGGAGGCCCTGACGGAGGTCGAGGGGCCCGAGCTCGTCGTCGCCTGCACCTCGCCGGCGAGCGTGCGCCTGGCGGCCGAGCGCGGGCTGTCGATGCTGCTCGGGATGCACGTGGGGGACGAGGAGAAGGCCGAGATGGTCGCCCTGTGGCGGCGGCACGCGCGGGCGTGCGGCCGGTCGCCGGAGGAGATCCTCGGCGCGTCCCATGTGTCGGCCGGCGTCTGCCAGATCGCGGACAAGCGGGTCGACGCGGCGGAGACGCTGATGAAGGCGATGCCGGGCTGGCTGAAGCAGGGCCTGGAGGCGCACGTCACGGTCGACGGGCGCACGCGCCGGATGCGCGACCCGCTGGCGTACACCGAACTGCTCTGCGGGCTGCACCCGGTGGGCACCCCGCGGCTGTGCGCCGACCGGCTGGCCGCGACCAGCGAGCGAACGGGCATCTCCCGCTTCGCCCTGCTCGTCGAGGGCTCCGGGGACCTGGCGGCGACCGAGGAGAACGTACGGCGGCTGGGCGCCGAGGTGCTGCCCCAACTCGTCTGA
- a CDS encoding ABC transporter permease, protein MAATQIVRSEWTKIRSVASTVWTLSLVVVVTVALGMLISALSKNEFDSMGAQQRAEFDPTFISFAGMSLGQLAMIVFGVLVVSNEYSTGMIRTSLAAVPQRGSFLFSKIAVATALALLVGLVTSFAAFFLGQAMLGEHRAEIGDPGVLRAVFGGGLYMALIAMFSMGVAAMLRSPMLSLGILMPFFFLISNILGNVDATKKVGRFLPDQAGSRIMQVVPPLDDDTPYGPWGGLGIMGLWVLAALVGGYVLLKKRDA, encoded by the coding sequence ATGGCGGCGACACAGATCGTACGGTCGGAGTGGACCAAGATCCGGTCGGTGGCGTCCACGGTGTGGACGCTCTCGCTGGTGGTGGTCGTGACGGTCGCGCTCGGCATGCTGATCTCGGCCCTGTCGAAGAACGAGTTCGACTCGATGGGCGCGCAGCAGCGGGCGGAGTTCGACCCGACGTTCATCAGCTTCGCGGGGATGAGTCTCGGTCAGCTCGCGATGATCGTGTTCGGGGTGCTGGTCGTGTCGAACGAGTACAGCACCGGCATGATCCGCACCTCACTGGCCGCCGTGCCGCAGCGCGGCTCCTTCCTGTTCAGCAAGATCGCGGTGGCCACCGCGCTCGCCCTCCTGGTCGGCCTCGTCACCAGCTTCGCCGCCTTCTTCCTGGGACAGGCGATGCTGGGTGAGCACCGGGCGGAGATCGGCGACCCGGGGGTGCTGCGAGCCGTGTTCGGCGGCGGCCTCTACATGGCCCTGATCGCGATGTTCTCGATGGGCGTCGCCGCGATGCTGCGCTCGCCGATGCTGTCGCTGGGCATCCTGATGCCGTTCTTCTTCCTGATCTCCAACATCCTCGGGAACGTCGACGCGACGAAGAAGGTCGGCCGGTTCCTGCCCGACCAGGCCGGCAGCAGGATCATGCAGGTGGTCCCGCCCCTCGACGACGACACGCCGTACGGGCCGTGGGGCGGCCTCGGGATCATGGGGCTGTGGGTGCTCGCGGCGCTCGTCGGCGGCTACGTGCTGCTGAAGAAACGGGATGCCTAG
- a CDS encoding STAS domain-containing protein, with protein sequence MHIRGDHAELVVGGRLDVRSAADARTVLHSAVDDGVGDLVLDLSELDSWDATGLGVIMGAHRRAGRCGRRLVLRGVPPQMQRLLVATRLHRILAIEGGIGVETLPRV encoded by the coding sequence ATGCACATCAGGGGCGACCACGCCGAGCTGGTCGTCGGGGGCCGCCTCGACGTCCGGAGCGCGGCGGACGCCCGTACGGTCCTGCACTCGGCCGTCGACGACGGAGTCGGCGACCTGGTGCTGGACCTGTCCGAACTGGACTCCTGGGACGCCACCGGACTGGGCGTGATCATGGGGGCCCACCGGCGGGCCGGCCGCTGCGGCCGGCGCCTGGTGCTGCGCGGCGTACCGCCGCAGATGCAGCGCCTGCTGGTGGCCACCCGCCTGCACCGGATCCTGGCGATCGAGGGGGGCATCGGGGTGGAGACGCTACCTCGCGTGTGA
- a CDS encoding ABC transporter ATP-binding protein: MIELEGLTKRYGEKVAVNNLSFTVRPGIVTGFLGPNGAGKSTTMRMILGLDHPTAGDVRIDGKHYQQLKDPLTYIGALLEAKAWHGGRSAYNHLLCLAQSNGIPRQRVGEVLETVGLTAVAKKKTKGFSMGMGQRLGIAAALLGDPRILMFDEPVNGLDPEGIHWIRTLMKSLAAQGRTVFVSSHLMSEMALTADHLVVIGQGRLLADTSMSDFIARNSRSYVRVRSPQRERLLDVLHQAGVVAVESGEGVLEVDGDKAEHVGELAAQHGITLHELSPQQASLEEAFMRLTAESVEYHAHSGTSAAPPPQQWGDGLGRD; this comes from the coding sequence ATGATTGAGCTGGAGGGGCTGACCAAGCGGTACGGCGAGAAGGTGGCGGTCAACAACCTGTCCTTCACCGTCAGACCGGGCATCGTCACCGGTTTCCTCGGGCCGAACGGCGCGGGGAAGTCCACGACCATGCGGATGATCCTCGGTCTCGACCACCCGACCGCCGGCGACGTCCGGATCGACGGCAAGCACTACCAGCAGCTGAAGGACCCGCTGACGTACATCGGCGCCCTGCTGGAGGCCAAGGCATGGCACGGCGGGCGCAGCGCCTACAACCACCTGCTGTGCCTCGCGCAGAGCAACGGCATTCCGAGGCAGCGGGTGGGCGAGGTGCTGGAGACGGTCGGGCTGACGGCGGTCGCGAAGAAGAAGACCAAGGGCTTCTCGATGGGCATGGGGCAGCGGCTCGGCATCGCGGCCGCGCTCCTCGGCGATCCGCGGATCCTGATGTTCGACGAGCCGGTCAACGGCCTCGACCCCGAGGGCATCCACTGGATCCGCACCCTGATGAAGTCGCTGGCCGCGCAGGGCCGGACCGTGTTCGTCTCCTCCCATCTGATGAGCGAGATGGCGCTGACGGCCGACCACCTCGTCGTCATCGGGCAGGGGCGGCTCCTCGCGGACACCTCCATGTCCGACTTCATCGCGCGCAACTCGCGGTCGTACGTCCGGGTGCGCAGCCCGCAGCGGGAGCGGCTGCTCGACGTGCTGCACCAGGCGGGGGTGGTCGCCGTCGAGAGCGGCGAGGGCGTGCTGGAGGTGGACGGCGACAAGGCCGAGCACGTCGGCGAGCTGGCGGCGCAGCACGGCATCACGCTGCACGAGCTGAGCCCGCAACAGGCCTCGCTGGAGGAGGCGTTCATGCGGCTGACGGCGGAGTCGGTGGAGTACCACGCACACAGCGGGACGAGCGCCGCGCCGCCACCGCAGCAGTGGGGCGACGGCTTGGGGAGGGACTGA